A single Euwallacea similis isolate ESF13 chromosome 1, ESF131.1, whole genome shotgun sequence DNA region contains:
- the ebo gene encoding exportin-6, which translates to MDFNSDWSLVAIESLFEEFFSPYTSNLRKHEIEVHLSAIKAVPNLGKLCLYFITHTSSHYVTMFALQTLESVINQQWSKIEWSEQEEIKSVLQSNLIFKTNNVPNFLRNKYAKLLVDIAKIDWPSRYPTFFECILQLLKSEDSNQLTGLILLKTACEEFAGLNATFSSAIRKKEITRLLHNYIPMVFELLTTILESVSTKSKHTATATPPPSPTSHSAIETPLASHISSAEFRPDVKVLGKEALVTVQFLFTWVPVEQVPRKLIRAIFSFTNFSTYSQDDDDLCVSAISTINEIFYRKCSPPGSEAFFREIYNYVVDLLRNITSCASNRIESTDELFVMKLCELLVLLIEQHLWRFELDPSFSSVEFLSMFFQYSMHLPSIMCFVRCLSVWSAFFKQIKSNNAQKYSEVFLGLGSALIKKVQFNYNFCQLVEVNLADTDEDNKTEWQYFLHSSVELISQAAQFAPLDMFNQIVSSWNLYNSEYRELEKCSEVWLNNSNNAETEKLAYVLRDYATLTFALASLAHHFYLNESEAIDRTATPTIYSLMENTLKSASSYKKIKSYLLRFNNEKLNQSFVDVHTELLASMRTWLNWMETRSQPYATNADVFLRILLPILNDGDKVPAQISLSAALLLLELSRRPNNLSPLKHSAVAAFIQEIPRLKFSSPDISNAIFSAICEILLKHLKAFDQETLQRYKLLIGIFFNEITRDFRDLTPSSLEAKVRATVEGVLPTLSHMIEYCRGYPLGARKELTSAIKPTLDHALLLFPVYVKYSEVYSLFSRFFISVLKNLQSQIGMEFTKTAMAIFFQVAVSEQQTQNLSGVQQLLDIFCMVVRESTNKTFLPEILQLCMENIYPLLLAQAAEKPDVFVTFLDLLYSILNFHWLYFYNSQVMMGFSPGCNEDETGPDIPRRPEQLLAVLKVFGEALLLDDLNIFRQSLLSLQELNHNKKLFYKGIFRSHLLPELLRMLLNTLLYKRQGLCNEDIVFAVYNMAEVDFQGFFTTFLPQYIRNLEGLSAADCEMLASHFNAHNDRDVPSFMQHLQSFASDFQHIRMCNST; encoded by the exons ATG GACTTTAACAGCGATTGGTCGCTAGTAGCAATCGAGAGCCTCTTCGAGGAATTTTTCAGCCCATACACTAGCAATTTAAGGAAACATGAAATTGAAGTGCATTTGTCTGCTATTAAGGCAGTTCCCAATCTTGGAAAGCTGTGTCTTTATTTCATTACGCACACTTCTAGTCATTATGTGACCATGTTTGCCTTGCAAACTTTGGAA TCTGTGATAAATCAGCAGTGGTCTAAAATTGAATGGTCCGAGCAAGAGGAAATTAAATCAGTACTCCAAtctaatttgatatttaaaaccAATAATGTTCCAAATTTCTTGAGGAATAAATATGCTAAACTCTTAGTTGACATTGCAAAAATTGATTGGCCCTCTCGGTATCCGACTTTCTTTGAATGCATCTTACAG CTCTTAAAATCAGAAGATTCTAATCAACTAACTGGACTGATTTTACTTAAAACTGCCTGTGAAGAATTTGCGGGTTTGAACGCCACTTTCTCAAGCGCAATTAGAAAGAAGGAAATAACTCGCCTACTTCACAACTACATTCCTATGGTTTTTGAGCTACTAACCACTATTTTAGAGAGTGTCA GCACAAAATCAAAGCACACTGCCACTGCAACGCCTCCTCCCTCACCTACAAGTCATTCCGCTATCGAGACCCCATTGGCCAGCCATATTTCATCAGCCGAATTTCGACCCGATGTTAAAGTCCTGGGCAAGGAGGCCCTGGTGACTGTGCAATTTTTGTTCACTTGGGTTCCAGTTGAGCAGGTACCCAGGAAGCTAATCAGGGCCATATTtagttttacaaatttttctacCTACTCCCAG GATGACGATGACCTGTGTGTCAGTGCCATATCGACAATAAATGAAATCTTCTATAGAAAATGCAGTCCTCCCGGTTCAGAGGCTTTTTTTCGGGAAATATACAATTATGTGGTGGATTTGCTGAGGAACATTACGAGCTGCGCTTCAAACAGGATAGAGAGCACTGATGAATTGTTTGTTATGAAATTGTGCGAGTTGCTGGTACTGCTAATTGAGCAGCACCTATGGAGATTCGAGCTGGACCCTTCTTTCAGCTCCGTGGAGTTTCTTTCCATGTTTTTCCAGTATTCCATGCATTTACCGAGTATTATGTGCTTTGTGCGCTGCTTGAGCGTTTGGTCTGCGTTCTTCAAGCAGATAAAGTCCAACAATGCACAAAAGTATTCCGAAGTGTTTCTAGGCTTAGGTAGtgccttaattaaaaaagttcaatttaaCTACAACTTTTGCCAGCTTGTTGAAGTTAACCTTGCGGACACAGATGAGGAT aaCAAGACTGAATGGCAGTACTTCCTGCACTCCTCTGTTGAGCTCATTTCACAAGCGGCTCAATTCGCCCCTTTGGATATGTTTAATCAAATT GTGAGCTCCTGGAATTTATACAACTCCGAATACCGGGAGTTGGAAAAGTGTTCAGAAGTTTGGttgaataattcaaataacGCAGAGACTGAGAAACTCGCTTACGTTCTTAGAGATTATGCGACGTTGACATTTGCCTTAGCTAGTTTAGCGCATCATTTTTACCTTAATG AAAGCGAAGCCATTGACCGAACTGCCACTCCAACAATATACAGTCTAATGGAGAACACCCTCAAAAGTGCCTCGagctacaaaaaaattaagtcatACCTCCTTCGATTTAACAACGAGAAGCTAAATCAGAGTTTCGTTGATGT ACATACCGAGCTGCTGGCCTCCATGAGAACTTGGCTTAATTGGATGGAGACCCGGAGTCAGCCTTATGCAACAAATGCGGATGTCTTTCTTCGGATTTTACTGCCAATTTTAAACGATGGGGACAAAGTGCCTGCGCAAATTTCTTTATCTGCAGCTCTGCTGCTTCTAGAGCTTTCTAGGAGACCCAATAACTTGTCTCCATTAAAACATAGTGCTGTCGCGGCTTTTATACAAGAG ATTCCTAGATTAAAATTTAGCTCCCCGGATATTTCCAATGCAATCTTCTCAGCAATATGCGAGATTCTATTGAAACATCTAAAGGCCTTTGATCAAGAGACTTTACAGCGCTACAAACTGCTAATAGGGATATTTTTCAACGAGATAACCAGAGATTTTCGAGATTTGACCCCCAGTAGTTTAGAGGCCAAGGTCAGGGCCACAGTGGAAGGTGTTTTGCCGACCTTATCGCATATGATCGAATATTGCAGGGGGTACCCCTTAGGGGCTAGAAAGGAGCTGACCAGCGCCATAAAA CCCACACTGGACCACGCCTTGTTACTGTTCCCTGTCTATGTAAAATACTCGGAGGTTTACTCGCTCTTTTCGAGGTTTTTCATTTCGGTTTTAAAGAACTTGCAATCGCAGATTGGGATGGAGTTCACAAAAACAGCGATGgcgatattttttcaagtagCAGTGAG CGAGCAACAAACGCAGAATTTGTCAGGGGTACAGCAATTGCTGGACATTTTCTGTATGGTAGTTAGGGAGTCAACCAATAAGACTTTTCTGCCGGAGATATTGCAGTTGTGCATGGAAAATATATATCCCCTGTTACTCGCCCAGGCTGCGGAAAAACCGGATGTGTTTGTTACTTTTTTGGACCTGCTGTATAG CATACTAAACTTCCACTGGCTGTACTTCTATAATTCCCAAGTCATGATGGGCTTCTCACCCGGCTGTAACGAGGACGAAACCGGCCCCGACATCCCTCGAAGACCTGAACAACTCCTCGCCGTCCTCAAGGTCTTTGGCGAAGCCTTGCTTCTAGACGACCTCAATATTTTCAGGCAAAGTTTGCTTAGTTTGCAAGAGCTTAATCACAACAAAAAGCTATTTTACAAG GGAATTTTTCGATCTCATCTTCTGCCGGAGCTGCTACGCATGTTATTAAACACGCTTTTATATAAGAGACAAGGCCTTTGCAATGAAGACATAGTGTTTGCGGTTTATAATATGGCAGAGGTAGATTTCCAAGGTTTCTTCACCACATTCCTTCCTCAATATATCCGGAACTTGGAGGGCCTCTCTGCTGCTGATTGCGAGATGTTGGCAAGTCACTTTAACGCCCATAATGATCGA GATGTGCCATCTTTTATGCAGCACCTGCAAAGCTTCGCATCGGATTTCCAGCATATTAGGATGTGCAATAGCACGTGA
- the ND-PDSW gene encoding NADH dehydrogenase [ubiquinone] 1 beta subcomplex subunit 10 codes for MVEREPRNAFESFFRAVGRGIDGPATWVKEKVVEPNQQHYPWYHQKFRRVATIDQCYTDDVVCIHEAEAQYRRDRHVDSEILAILKDRYEDCCVYERPDQKRVCAPLFQAYNEASTNWFIKYGDMGALHDAKTALMKQKHRMIWERRHGPVGTGMKKETATE; via the exons ATGGTGGAAAGAGAGCCACGAAACGCCTTTGAAAGCTTCTTCAGAGCCGTAGGAAGGGGCATAGACGGCCCTGCCACCTGGGTTAAAG AGAAGGTGGTGGAACCCAACCAGCAACACTACCCTTGGTACCATCAGAAATTCAGAAGAGTAGCCACTATAGATCAATGTTATACAGATGATGTTGTGTGCATCCATGAAGCCGAGGCACAGTATAGACGGGACAG ACATGTGGATTCGGAAATTTTGGCCATATTGAAAGACCGTTATGAGGATTGCTGTGTGTATGAAAGGCCTGATCAAAAAAGAGTGTGCGCCCCTCTATTTCAAGCTTATAATGAAGCTAGTACCAACTGGTTTATTAAAT atgGAGATATGGGTGCGTTGCATGATGCTAAAACTGCCTTAATGAAGCAAAAACATAGAATGATCTGGGAGCGTCGGCATGGGCCAGTGGGCACTGGCATGAAGAAGGAAACTGCCACTGAGTAA